Proteins encoded in a region of the Leptolyngbya subtilissima AS-A7 genome:
- a CDS encoding thermonuclease family protein — protein MKVWQCLSLAVGLGAIASGCSGTVAIPQDQGSITDSMASQNLPTATVVSVGDGDTLRMNYQGQNVTVRFACIDAPETSQTPWGPAATERLRQLAPQGSTIQFRQADTDQYGRMVAEVYAGSQNINLKLVSEGHAAVYTQFLSSCPDTDDVLLAAETQAQQQQLNFWNQSNPVMPWDYRRNNR, from the coding sequence ATGAAGGTTTGGCAGTGCTTGAGTTTGGCCGTTGGCCTCGGGGCGATCGCTAGCGGATGTTCTGGAACTGTGGCTATACCTCAAGATCAGGGGTCTATTACTGACTCAATGGCCAGCCAAAACCTACCCACCGCCACCGTTGTCTCGGTGGGCGACGGCGACACACTGCGGATGAACTATCAGGGCCAGAATGTCACAGTCCGGTTCGCCTGCATCGACGCGCCAGAGACTTCCCAAACGCCTTGGGGACCAGCGGCTACCGAACGCCTGCGCCAGCTTGCCCCCCAAGGTTCAACCATCCAGTTTCGCCAGGCCGACACGGACCAGTATGGGCGTATGGTGGCCGAGGTCTATGCGGGTAGTCAGAACATCAATCTAAAGCTGGTCAGCGAGGGCCATGCAGCAGTTTACACACAATTCTTGAGCAGCTGCCCCGACACTGATGATGTTCTCCTGGCCGCCGAGACTCAGGCTCAACAGCAGCAGTTGAACTTTTGGAATCAGTCCAATCCTGTAATGCCGTGGGACTATCGGCGGAACAATCGGTAA
- a CDS encoding Lar family restriction alleviation protein: protein MPCPSCGSLNIGCGLENSASYCVACQDCGYLGKQIGVNEGEEETPPLLMAIKFWNRYRST from the coding sequence ATGCCTTGCCCAAGCTGCGGTAGCTTGAACATTGGCTGTGGGCTTGAAAATTCTGCATCATACTGCGTGGCCTGCCAAGATTGTGGATACTTAGGTAAACAAATTGGTGTCAATGAAGGAGAGGAAGAAACTCCTCCTCTCTTGATGGCAATTAAATTTTGGAATAGGTATAGATCGACATAA
- a CDS encoding endonuclease/exonuclease/phosphatase: MADLTTDEWAKINALLESNPYKYGIPKRTYGSAVLGSFNIRKLGNVSSRSTNTWNFLANICRRFDLLSVQEIMGDLEGFDKLVSLMGPEYDAIVSDKTGQFPGEQGLGERLGFIYNRNLIRRGNIVSDVSYDRTKVLKTIVDNYKVLVDTATPYVKYLQSRDAWQESPVGPEPKAPKIQIPVFLNFIRQPFCASFEIIGHPETKPYKIMAVNAHLYFGDSVEDRRQEFDALMEWILGGVQEEDNTSFPNFILMGDLNLSFSNPKRDRPRIERHIKTFNQDMQASGRSINVNFPFLDVHKGSTEPFRTNARLSETFDQIGLFSHDPRLPSYDKNPKMGPEPPQGPDYGVVNFVELFREALELPSIESLSSQDKKEFYRKFEHEVSDHLPIWLRLPLPEV, translated from the coding sequence ATGGCTGATTTGACTACTGATGAGTGGGCAAAAATCAATGCTTTGTTAGAGAGCAATCCCTATAAATACGGCATTCCTAAGCGTACTTACGGCTCTGCTGTGCTGGGGTCCTTTAATATCCGTAAGTTAGGTAACGTAAGCAGTCGAAGCACGAATACCTGGAACTTTCTTGCGAACATTTGTAGGCGCTTCGATCTCCTATCCGTCCAAGAAATTATGGGCGATTTGGAAGGCTTTGACAAGCTAGTAAGCTTGATGGGGCCTGAGTATGACGCTATTGTTTCTGACAAGACTGGGCAATTTCCTGGCGAACAAGGTCTAGGTGAACGTCTGGGGTTTATCTATAATCGAAACCTTATTCGTCGAGGCAACATTGTTTCCGATGTCTCCTATGACCGAACAAAAGTACTAAAGACCATCGTTGACAACTACAAAGTGCTGGTAGACACTGCTACGCCTTACGTGAAGTATCTTCAATCCCGTGATGCATGGCAAGAGAGCCCTGTTGGCCCTGAGCCAAAAGCACCAAAGATTCAGATTCCAGTCTTTTTGAACTTTATTCGTCAACCTTTCTGTGCCAGCTTTGAAATAATCGGCCATCCCGAAACAAAGCCCTATAAAATCATGGCAGTCAATGCCCACCTTTACTTTGGCGATTCTGTTGAAGATCGCCGCCAAGAATTTGATGCTTTGATGGAGTGGATCTTGGGTGGGGTACAGGAGGAAGACAATACAAGTTTCCCGAACTTCATTCTCATGGGCGACCTCAATTTAAGTTTCAGCAATCCAAAAAGAGATAGACCCCGAATCGAGAGACATATTAAAACCTTTAATCAGGATATGCAGGCATCTGGCCGCAGTATCAATGTCAATTTCCCGTTTTTGGATGTTCACAAAGGCTCAACTGAACCATTCCGTACTAATGCACGTTTAAGTGAGACTTTCGACCAAATTGGTTTGTTCAGCCATGACCCACGCCTTCCCTCCTATGACAAAAACCCAAAGATGGGACCTGAACCGCCCCAAGGTCCAGACTATGGTGTCGTGAATTTTGTAGAACTGTTTCGTGAAGCCCTTGAGCTACCGTCTATTGAGAGCTTAAGTAGCCAAGATAAGAAAGAGTTTTATAGAAAATTTGAACATGAAGTGAGCGATCATCTGCCCATTTGGTTGCGTTTGCCGTTACCCGAGGTTTAA
- a CDS encoding class I SAM-dependent methyltransferase, whose protein sequence is MTSISFYDEQGDAYFQATVEVDMGELYAPFLSLLPDKAHILDAGCGAGRDTKAFLEKGHQVTAIDASIKLVELSSQFTGKSTQLMKFQDMNFGNVFDGIWACASLLHIPSHEIHMVLARFINALKMDGVLYISFKLGHGERQDGDRLFVDYNENSLQTLIGSFPELQVYRIWRSPNKGLGNQNLTWINALILKNFI, encoded by the coding sequence AAGTTGACATGGGCGAGTTATACGCACCCTTTCTATCATTGCTACCAGATAAAGCTCACATCTTAGATGCAGGATGTGGAGCAGGTCGAGATACTAAAGCATTCTTGGAGAAAGGGCACCAAGTAACGGCAATAGATGCTTCAATTAAGTTGGTAGAGCTAAGTTCTCAATTTACTGGTAAGTCTACTCAATTGATGAAGTTTCAAGACATGAATTTTGGAAATGTTTTCGATGGCATTTGGGCGTGTGCTTCGCTGCTGCACATCCCATCGCATGAAATTCATATGGTCTTGGCTCGATTTATAAATGCCCTCAAAATGGATGGTGTACTTTATATATCTTTCAAATTAGGCCACGGCGAACGCCAAGATGGGGATCGGCTTTTTGTGGATTATAATGAAAATTCCTTGCAAACTCTCATTGGCAGCTTTCCAGAGCTACAAGTCTATCGGATTTGGCGTAGTCCAAATAAAGGGCTAGGCAACCAAAACCTCACCTGGATTAATGCTCTCATATTGAAAAATTTTATTTAA
- a CDS encoding tyrosine-type recombinase/integrase, with protein MPKVKRNGQAAVLKAEQLEEVFNYLPQPHDLIFQICYYTAARIGEVVQLQVGDIVGGYVVYRARTTKTKKTRSVAIAPPLEKLLAVEDLAEQGYLFPGRFQGHITTRACDKALRETLDYLGIRGVSTHSFRRSLLTMMHFEKGYSLRTLQKITQHEDIGNLARYLEIGQQEADEALRGLWG; from the coding sequence ATGCCGAAGGTAAAGCGCAATGGTCAAGCAGCCGTTTTGAAGGCTGAACAGTTGGAAGAGGTGTTCAACTACCTCCCCCAGCCCCATGACCTGATTTTTCAGATCTGCTACTACACCGCTGCCCGGATTGGTGAAGTGGTGCAGCTCCAGGTCGGGGACATCGTAGGCGGCTATGTGGTCTACCGGGCCAGGACGACCAAGACTAAGAAGACTCGCTCGGTTGCGATCGCGCCGCCGCTAGAGAAACTACTGGCGGTAGAAGATTTGGCTGAGCAAGGATATCTATTCCCTGGCCGTTTTCAAGGACATATTACTACCAGGGCCTGTGATAAAGCTCTGCGAGAAACGCTCGATTACCTAGGCATTCGGGGAGTCTCTACCCATAGCTTCCGGCGATCGCTGCTGACGATGATGCATTTTGAGAAGGGCTACTCTTTACGAACCCTTCAGAAAATCACGCAGCATGAAGACATTGGCAACCTAGCCAGGTACTTGGAGATTGGGCAGCAGGAAGCAGATGAGGCGTTAAGAGGATTGTGGGGATAG
- a CDS encoding AAA family ATPase, which translates to MPTLGLALGKFAPLHKGHQFLIETALAEMDEVIVMVYDCPETTAVPLSIRANWIRQLYPTVNVIESWDGPTEIGDTPEIKQAHETYILQRLQGLNVTHFYSREFYGEHVSQALGAVNRLVDWTPQSTWTNRATVPISATQVRPNPYQHRQFLDPLVYRDLITHVVFLGAPSTGKTTLAEALARHYKTLWMPEYGREYWETHQVERRLSLEQLEEIATGHREREEAQLTQANRYLFTDTNALTTYRFSLYYHGTASPHLAHLADCCASRYDLVFLCETDISYDETWDRSGEGNRAVFQKQIVSDLVVRKIPFFRVRGDLQTRIRYVAGIIAQFEKYHNLLEHFQVANG; encoded by the coding sequence ATGCCAACTCTTGGCCTCGCCCTCGGTAAGTTTGCCCCTCTCCACAAAGGCCATCAGTTCCTAATTGAAACGGCCCTAGCAGAGATGGATGAAGTGATTGTCATGGTCTATGATTGCCCAGAAACAACTGCTGTACCGCTGTCCATCAGGGCTAACTGGATTCGTCAGCTTTATCCAACGGTAAATGTCATTGAATCTTGGGACGGACCAACCGAGATAGGCGATACCCCTGAAATTAAGCAAGCGCACGAAACCTACATCTTGCAACGGCTCCAAGGCCTCAATGTGACTCACTTTTACTCTAGAGAGTTTTATGGAGAGCACGTGAGCCAGGCCTTAGGAGCCGTGAACCGCCTTGTAGACTGGACACCTCAATCAACCTGGACCAACCGCGCCACTGTTCCTATCTCAGCCACGCAAGTACGCCCTAACCCTTACCAACACCGCCAGTTTCTAGATCCTCTGGTCTACCGAGATTTAATCACCCATGTCGTCTTTCTAGGGGCACCCTCCACTGGTAAAACCACCTTGGCTGAAGCCTTAGCCCGTCACTATAAAACCCTTTGGATGCCAGAGTACGGCAGGGAATATTGGGAAACTCATCAAGTAGAGCGGCGCTTATCCCTAGAGCAGCTTGAAGAGATTGCTACAGGCCACCGAGAACGAGAAGAAGCGCAGCTGACCCAGGCCAATCGGTACCTCTTCACTGATACCAATGCCCTTACCACCTACCGTTTCTCGCTTTACTATCACGGCACCGCCTCGCCCCATCTGGCCCATCTCGCAGATTGCTGTGCCTCGCGCTATGACCTAGTGTTTTTATGTGAGACAGACATTTCCTATGACGAAACTTGGGATCGCTCTGGAGAGGGCAATAGAGCCGTCTTCCAGAAGCAAATCGTCAGTGACCTAGTAGTGCGTAAGATTCCCTTTTTTAGAGTAAGGGGCGACTTACAAACCCGAATAAGATATGTGGCAGGCATAATCGCTCAATTTGAGAAATACCACAATCTTTTAGAACACTTTCAGGTTGCCAATGGCTGA
- a CDS encoding PsbP-related protein → MQAIVQPVKGESITSRTKEAVTSQRFSVDYPDHWSVTQNDNDYVIIYNQRPAGVTTTGATSPYLIKTDVSIQPHSLRDAILGIGDDPEDIQRIELVEINGQSGLRVWEESEGWDFPNTLITYVPINDQEVAYIVSFYSPENQAAEDAIIQMHNTLKVFD, encoded by the coding sequence ATGCAAGCGATTGTCCAACCAGTCAAGGGCGAGAGCATTACCTCCAGAACGAAGGAAGCCGTCACCTCCCAACGTTTTTCCGTGGACTATCCAGACCATTGGAGCGTTACTCAAAATGACAATGACTATGTAATTATCTATAACCAGCGCCCTGCTGGTGTGACTACAACAGGTGCAACATCACCGTACTTGATCAAGACCGATGTATCCATCCAGCCCCATTCGCTTCGAGACGCTATTTTGGGCATTGGTGATGATCCAGAGGATATCCAGCGGATTGAGTTAGTAGAAATCAATGGGCAATCTGGATTAAGGGTTTGGGAAGAAAGTGAGGGGTGGGATTTTCCTAATACTCTCATCACTTACGTTCCCATCAACGATCAAGAAGTCGCTTATATTGTCAGCTTCTATAGTCCTGAGAATCAGGCCGCAGAAGATGCCATTATTCAGATGCACAACACATTAAAAGTCTTTGATTGA
- the rnhA gene encoding ribonuclease HI — protein MSQLLKPVIIYTDGACTGNPGPGGYGTVLLYGEHRKELSSGYRLTTNNRMEMMAAIAGLQALKHKCAVTIYSDSKYVVEAMMKGWAVRWRSKGWMRTKTERAVNADLWQQLLSLCEQHQVEFQWVKGHSGNVENERCDSLAVAAAKQLNLPIDEGYEVPQVPQQESLF, from the coding sequence ATGTCCCAACTTCTCAAACCCGTCATCATCTACACCGATGGAGCCTGCACCGGCAATCCTGGCCCTGGCGGCTATGGAACAGTGCTGCTCTATGGTGAACACCGCAAGGAGCTATCTAGCGGCTATCGACTGACCACAAACAACCGCATGGAGATGATGGCAGCGATCGCTGGCCTACAGGCACTAAAGCACAAGTGCGCTGTGACCATCTACTCAGATTCTAAGTACGTTGTTGAGGCCATGATGAAGGGCTGGGCAGTGCGCTGGCGATCAAAAGGATGGATGCGTACCAAGACCGAGAGAGCCGTCAATGCCGACCTATGGCAGCAGCTACTTAGTCTCTGTGAACAGCACCAGGTCGAGTTTCAGTGGGTCAAGGGCCACAGCGGCAATGTGGAGAATGAACGCTGCGATAGCTTGGCGGTAGCGGCTGCCAAGCAGCTAAATCTACCGATTGATGAAGGGTATGAAGTACCGCAGGTTCCTCAACAGGAATCGCTGTTCTAG
- a CDS encoding DEAD/DEAH box helicase: MALTIPEIIPSTASQGEQRLFNILKTKLPEDFIVWYEPRLQRNLYPDFTILSPTFGLLIIEVKGWYAGNIEEAGERFFKVKDKHGAIESYSSPLRQAHGYFCEAAERFKGYPILRRPDGNYQGKLVFPVGTGAVMSNINEPQAHEENIYNFLQQPQVAYRDELLEWENYTPEMLIQRLRDMFKVYFDFPMLTIDQVNTIKGCLHPETMIREKPVTSSSVPEGVELPVGSSVVVPLDIDQERLARNMKDGHRLISGVAGSGKTLILLARAKVLANRLLDQRILILCFNITLAAHLRSLLHGDTMNPQYKDRIEVMHFHNWARTILSRLPYVSDPTTYDSLLGQQVLTALQQMPETERWDSILVDEAHTFTREWFECCVAGLKDPENGDLVVVSDGNQSLYQRSKFTWRSVGIKAQGRTMKLAQNYRNTREILEAAWTVVKKTDQDLTDDATFPTVEPEAALRQGPRPMLYHANTKAKAVDIAVEQVQRLVMLGYSPSDIAILYRYKPKRDTALFDSLLQRLQDLSLPVYWVTESQQTKVDYSARKPGVRIITTLSSLGLEFKAVLLLWVEQFEDCFDENLDARSLARRQLYVAMTRAQDELHLVAGGNAAVVNALGKSDAVDITSAARSTASVKTDGAIA, from the coding sequence ATGGCTCTTACCATCCCCGAGATCATCCCCTCAACCGCCAGCCAGGGCGAACAACGGCTATTCAACATCCTCAAAACCAAGCTGCCAGAGGATTTCATCGTTTGGTATGAGCCGCGCCTACAGCGCAACCTCTACCCCGACTTCACCATACTCAGTCCTACTTTTGGCCTGCTAATCATCGAGGTCAAAGGGTGGTATGCCGGGAACATTGAGGAAGCCGGAGAGCGGTTCTTCAAAGTCAAAGATAAGCATGGGGCGATCGAGAGCTACTCATCCCCCCTACGCCAAGCCCACGGCTACTTCTGCGAGGCGGCAGAGCGCTTCAAGGGCTACCCCATCCTGCGCCGGCCTGATGGCAACTACCAGGGCAAGCTAGTCTTCCCCGTGGGCACCGGCGCTGTGATGAGCAATATCAACGAACCCCAGGCCCATGAGGAAAACATCTACAACTTTCTCCAGCAGCCCCAGGTCGCCTACCGGGATGAGCTATTGGAGTGGGAGAACTACACCCCAGAGATGCTGATACAGCGGCTGCGGGATATGTTCAAGGTCTACTTTGACTTCCCGATGCTGACAATAGACCAGGTGAACACGATCAAGGGCTGTCTACATCCCGAGACAATGATTAGAGAGAAGCCCGTCACCTCCAGCAGCGTGCCCGAAGGCGTTGAACTCCCGGTCGGCAGCAGCGTGGTGGTGCCCCTCGACATTGACCAGGAGCGCCTTGCCCGAAATATGAAGGATGGCCACCGCCTGATCTCTGGGGTAGCTGGCTCTGGCAAAACCTTGATCCTCCTGGCCCGCGCCAAAGTCCTTGCCAACCGCCTGCTCGACCAGCGCATCCTGATCTTGTGCTTCAACATTACGCTGGCCGCCCACCTGCGATCGCTCCTGCATGGCGACACAATGAACCCCCAGTACAAAGACCGCATCGAGGTCATGCACTTCCACAACTGGGCTAGGACAATCTTGAGCCGACTCCCGTATGTAAGCGACCCAACTACCTACGATAGTCTCCTAGGCCAGCAGGTTTTAACGGCTCTCCAGCAAATGCCCGAAACGGAACGATGGGACTCTATTCTGGTGGATGAGGCCCACACCTTCACCCGCGAATGGTTTGAGTGCTGTGTGGCTGGACTGAAAGACCCAGAGAATGGTGATCTAGTGGTTGTTTCGGACGGCAACCAGAGCCTTTATCAGCGGTCTAAGTTCACCTGGAGATCGGTAGGGATTAAAGCCCAGGGCCGCACGATGAAGCTGGCCCAAAACTACCGCAACACCAGAGAGATTCTAGAAGCCGCTTGGACGGTGGTGAAGAAGACAGATCAAGACCTGACGGACGATGCCACATTCCCCACCGTTGAGCCTGAAGCTGCCCTGCGCCAGGGGCCTCGACCCATGCTCTACCATGCGAACACCAAAGCTAAGGCTGTAGATATTGCTGTCGAGCAGGTGCAACGCTTGGTGATGCTGGGCTACAGCCCTTCAGATATCGCTATCCTCTACCGTTACAAACCTAAAAGGGACACCGCCCTATTCGACTCCCTACTCCAGCGCCTGCAAGATCTGAGCCTGCCGGTCTATTGGGTCACTGAGAGTCAGCAAACCAAAGTTGATTACAGCGCCCGTAAGCCGGGGGTGAGAATCATCACCACGCTATCCTCTCTGGGCCTGGAGTTTAAGGCGGTGCTGTTGCTGTGGGTTGAGCAGTTTGAGGACTGCTTTGATGAGAATTTGGATGCGCGATCGCTGGCGCGACGACAACTCTATGTGGCTATGACTAGGGCACAGGATGAGTTGCACCTGGTAGCTGGGGGGAATGCTGCTGTAGTCAATGCATTAGGCAAAAGTGATGCGGTAGATATAACTTCAGCAGCTAGATCTACTGCCTCAGTCAAGACTGATGGTGCGATCGCTTAG
- a CDS encoding NAD(P)/FAD-dependent oxidoreductase, translated as MTSRAVSFWLNPQELCFQSEQELPHLADVVVIGGGITGISTAYWLSHLGLHPVVLERGELSCGATGRNGGHFVFGTNQSFKDSVEAQGLDETLALWAFTRQSAQLLQDLTNQHDIDCDLRFNQLVSLAITPAEAQSLQESCELMMSHGLVVTYWDKKEVEQNTQCSNFSAAALDPHHAQLWPAKLVVGLAKAAQQQQAHIQTQIEVQAVTRQAEGFRITTNQGGIQAKAVVYATNALTYHLIPTLKGVIVPVRGQVIATAPTPQLFDFDWYLSNDTGYAIQRQDGRIIFGGMRWKSPTKEIGIEDDSRLEPLVGEGLKAFLRDTFPSLRDVAIEYEWTGIMAFTTDENPLIGELPGRPGEYISAGYTGHGMPVAIAAGKAIAEQIVGSSQTPIPKPFRPERFSRG; from the coding sequence ATGACGAGTCGTGCTGTCTCCTTTTGGCTCAATCCTCAAGAACTTTGCTTTCAGTCTGAGCAAGAGCTACCCCACTTAGCTGATGTAGTTGTCATCGGAGGCGGAATCACGGGCATCAGCACAGCCTACTGGTTAAGTCACCTGGGGCTACATCCTGTTGTATTAGAGCGAGGGGAGCTATCTTGCGGAGCAACAGGTCGCAACGGTGGGCACTTTGTCTTTGGCACAAATCAAAGCTTTAAGGATTCTGTTGAAGCTCAGGGTCTAGATGAAACCCTTGCTCTCTGGGCCTTTACGCGGCAGAGTGCTCAACTTTTGCAGGACTTAACGAACCAGCACGATATCGACTGCGATCTTCGATTTAATCAGCTAGTTTCCTTAGCTATAACTCCTGCGGAGGCCCAATCACTTCAGGAAAGCTGTGAACTCATGATGTCTCATGGCTTGGTTGTAACGTATTGGGATAAGAAAGAGGTTGAGCAAAATACTCAATGTTCAAACTTTTCGGCAGCAGCTTTAGATCCTCATCATGCTCAACTGTGGCCTGCCAAATTGGTTGTAGGTCTTGCCAAAGCCGCTCAACAGCAACAGGCTCACATTCAAACACAGATAGAGGTTCAGGCTGTCACCCGGCAGGCAGAAGGATTTAGGATCACAACTAATCAGGGAGGGATCCAGGCCAAGGCCGTAGTCTATGCCACTAATGCCCTGACCTATCATCTGATTCCAACGCTCAAGGGAGTCATCGTGCCCGTTCGGGGTCAGGTAATCGCCACCGCTCCAACACCCCAATTATTCGATTTTGACTGGTATTTGAGCAATGACACTGGATACGCTATTCAGCGTCAGGATGGACGAATCATCTTTGGTGGAATGCGGTGGAAGTCACCAACCAAAGAAATTGGCATTGAGGATGACTCCAGGTTGGAACCCTTAGTAGGCGAGGGCCTTAAAGCCTTCCTGAGAGACACGTTTCCATCTCTCAGAGATGTCGCTATTGAGTACGAGTGGACAGGCATCATGGCCTTTACTACCGATGAGAACCCTCTGATCGGAGAGCTACCAGGCCGACCGGGGGAGTATATCTCAGCTGGGTATACAGGGCATGGAATGCCTGTTGCTATTGCCGCAGGGAAGGCGATCGCTGAACAGATTGTAGGTTCGTCCCAAACACCTATACCTAAACCGTTTCGGCCAGAGCGCTTTTCGCGGGGCTAA
- a CDS encoding flavin monoamine oxidase family protein, protein MPTAYDCIVVGAGLSGLVAARNLHRAGHSVLVIEAQENLGGRMTGKLLPSGQWIDFGGQWVGPTQDRFLALLDEYGVRRFPFPVEGKKVLLFDGVRYEFDGFFEGFPEGEPPQVSQEEWQDAMTAWERFEALAKTLPPGHPSRNEHTQKLDSQTFAQWIESNTTTAFGHWYFSYMARTVGFLGPAEPNQVSLLHVLWGHICASQAEYPEAELIRGGAGQMPAKLAAELGENIRLGEPVLRINQNETGIGVETTKGRFAAQYAVVAMPPHLAGRIYYDPPMPPMRAQLTQRVPMGCCAKVLVSYDRPFWRKQGLAGLAIGNCPWIELCADGSDPETGVGVMAAFVVGDRYGVWQSLGEGERRAAILADLANYFGHEALSPVSYDEIDWPSKPWTGGGYAAFMPPGVWTSYGEALVAPVGRIYWAGTEMAERWPGFFDGAVRTGEAAAAAIRALL, encoded by the coding sequence ATGCCAACTGCCTATGATTGCATTGTTGTGGGGGCCGGGCTGTCCGGACTGGTCGCGGCCCGCAATCTACACCGGGCTGGGCACAGTGTTCTAGTTATCGAAGCACAAGAGAACCTGGGCGGTCGAATGACTGGCAAGCTGTTGCCATCGGGGCAGTGGATTGACTTTGGCGGACAATGGGTAGGGCCGACGCAAGATCGGTTTCTAGCGTTGCTGGACGAGTATGGTGTCCGTCGATTTCCCTTTCCTGTTGAGGGCAAGAAAGTGCTGTTGTTTGATGGCGTCCGTTACGAGTTTGACGGATTCTTTGAGGGCTTTCCTGAAGGAGAGCCTCCTCAGGTAAGCCAGGAAGAATGGCAAGATGCTATGACGGCCTGGGAGCGGTTTGAAGCTCTGGCTAAAACCTTACCCCCCGGCCATCCTAGCCGCAATGAGCACACGCAAAAGCTAGACAGTCAGACCTTCGCCCAGTGGATTGAATCGAATACAACAACGGCTTTTGGGCACTGGTACTTTTCCTATATGGCGCGTACGGTCGGCTTCCTTGGTCCCGCAGAGCCCAACCAGGTATCGCTTCTGCATGTGCTCTGGGGACACATCTGCGCGTCCCAGGCCGAGTATCCAGAGGCCGAGCTTATCCGTGGTGGGGCGGGCCAGATGCCAGCCAAGCTTGCGGCTGAGTTAGGTGAGAACATTCGCCTGGGGGAACCTGTCCTACGAATCAACCAAAATGAGACCGGAATTGGGGTTGAAACCACAAAGGGTCGCTTCGCTGCACAGTATGCCGTTGTTGCCATGCCCCCACATCTAGCCGGCCGCATTTATTACGATCCTCCTATGCCACCGATGCGGGCACAGTTGACCCAACGAGTGCCGATGGGCTGCTGCGCTAAGGTACTAGTTTCCTATGACCGTCCATTTTGGCGGAAGCAGGGGCTAGCGGGTCTTGCCATAGGAAACTGCCCGTGGATTGAATTGTGTGCCGATGGCTCTGACCCAGAAACAGGCGTTGGGGTGATGGCTGCATTTGTTGTGGGCGATCGCTATGGAGTTTGGCAGTCTCTAGGGGAGGGCGAGCGTCGGGCTGCCATCCTTGCCGACCTTGCTAATTACTTTGGGCATGAAGCCCTTTCGCCTGTCTCCTACGATGAAATTGATTGGCCTAGTAAGCCGTGGACCGGGGGAGGCTATGCCGCCTTTATGCCCCCAGGTGTGTGGACTAGCTACGGTGAAGCCCTTGTTGCCCCAGTTGGGCGAATCTATTGGGCTGGTACAGAAATGGCTGAGCGCTGGCCTGGTTTCTTTGATGGTGCTGTGCGAACAGGTGAGGCGGCAGCAGCGGCGATCCGTGCCCTTCTGTAA
- the pnuC gene encoding nicotinamide riboside transporter PnuC produces MADFLSINTIAFTILGYPMSYIELIGTLLYLGSVWLIAQKNMLTWPIGIISVLLYMSLFYQIQLYSDALEQIYYLVASVCGWWWWSQKGSVQDATEGFLYSPRRYGLLTLGITLGAGLALGGFIEQIHTWLPQWFPEAASFPILDAVTTVMSFTAMALMALKRIESWLYWIVVDVIAIGLYYVKEVRFLSLLYVILLGIAINGLVSWHQTYAASKLHSSRLS; encoded by the coding sequence ATGGCTGATTTTCTCAGCATCAATACTATCGCCTTTACCATCCTCGGTTATCCGATGAGTTACATCGAGCTGATTGGGACCCTGCTTTACCTAGGGTCAGTGTGGCTAATTGCTCAAAAGAATATGTTGACCTGGCCTATAGGCATAATCAGTGTTCTGCTGTACATGAGCCTGTTCTACCAAATTCAGCTCTACTCCGATGCTTTGGAGCAAATTTATTACCTGGTAGCTAGTGTCTGTGGCTGGTGGTGGTGGAGTCAAAAAGGCTCAGTTCAAGATGCCACGGAAGGATTTCTTTACAGTCCCCGCCGCTACGGATTGCTAACGTTAGGCATTACATTGGGTGCGGGTCTAGCCCTTGGTGGGTTTATAGAACAGATCCATACCTGGCTGCCCCAGTGGTTCCCAGAAGCGGCTTCCTTTCCTATCCTTGATGCGGTTACAACCGTGATGAGCTTTACCGCTATGGCATTAATGGCTCTTAAACGGATAGAAAGCTGGCTCTACTGGATTGTGGTCGATGTCATCGCTATTGGGCTGTACTACGTTAAAGAGGTGCGGTTTCTCTCGCTTCTTTACGTTATTTTGCTGGGGATAGCAATTAATGGTCTGGTATCTTGGCATCAAACGTATGCAGCTTCAAAATTACATTCTTCACGGCTAAGTTAG